Proteins co-encoded in one Nicotiana sylvestris chromosome 7, ASM39365v2, whole genome shotgun sequence genomic window:
- the LOC104245871 gene encoding heterogeneous nuclear ribonucleoprotein Q yields MPRTRASAAATKSEPEKPVEAEEQVDFEGDNEEDEEIEYEEVEEEVEMEEVEEEEEEVEEEVEEEEEEEEEEEEENESDGAGEAKGSKDVKMKVDTDAEDVEKKHAELLALPPHGSEVYIGGITQDVSEADVRDFCETIGEVTEVRIMKGKDSTQNKGYAFVTYRNKELASKAIKELNNTELKGKRVKCSPAQAKHRLFIGNVPRNWGEEDMRTAVTNVGPGVITIELVKDPQNSGRNRGFAFIEYYNNACAEYSRQKMSNSDFKLDDNAPTVSWADPKNAETAASAQVKAVYVKNLPKNVTQDKLKELFEHHGKITKVVLPPAKPGQEQSRYGFVHFAERSSAMKALKNTERYEIDGKILECSLAKPQADQKSSGGSSSQKGPTLPTYPPRIGYGMVGAPYGALSAGYGGAGVGQPLVYGRGASPAGLAMMPMLLPDGRIGYVLQQPGVMHTPPPASRGGRNGGGGSSGGRRGDSGRGRSRYNPY; encoded by the exons ATGCCGAGGACAAGGGCCAGTGCTGCAGCTACTAAATCTGAACCTGAGAAGCCTGTTGAGGCTGAAGAGCAGGTTGACTTTGAAGGGGataatgaagaagatgaagagattGAGTATGAAGAAGTAGAAGAAGAGGTGGAAATGGAAGAggtggaagaagaagaagaagaggtagaagaggaggtggaagaagaggaggaggaggaggaggaggaggaggaggaaaatGAAAGCGATGGAGCTGGGGAAGCAAAGGGTTCGAAGGATGTAAAAATGAAAGTTGATACAGATGCTGAGGATGTGGAAAAAAAGCATGCTGAGCTCCTTGCACTTCCTCCTCATGGCTCAGAAGTGTACATAGGTGGCATTACTCAAGATGTGTCTGAGGCAGATGTGAGGGATTTTTGTGAGACAATTGGGGAAGTTACAGAG GTAAGAATAATGAAAGGGAAGGACTCAACACAGAACAAGGGATACGCTTTTGTTACCTATAGAAACAAGGAATTGGCATCCAAGGCTATTAAGGAGCTCAACAACACTGAGCTGAAG GGAAAAAGGGTAAAATGTTCTCCAGCTCAAGCTAAACATCGGTTGTTCATTGGTAATGTTCCTAGAAACTGGGGGGAGGAAGATATGAGGACAGCTGTGACGAATGTGGGACCTGGGGTTATTACTATTGAGCTGGTGAAG GATCCTCAGAACTCCGGTAGAAATCGTGGATTTGCTTTTATAGAATATTACAATAATGCATGTGCAGAGTATTCAAGACAAAAGATGTCAAATTCTGACTTTAAGCTTGATGATAATGCACCAACTGTCAGCTGGGCAGATCCCAAAAATGCTGAAACTGCTGCCTCTGCACAG GTTAAAGCAGTGTATGTGAAGAACTTGCCCAAAAACGTTACTCAAGACAAGCTAAAAGAGTTGTTTGAACATCATGGGAAAATTACGAAAGTAGTTCTTCCTCCAGCTAAACCAGGGCAAGAACAGAGCAGATATGGCTTTGTTCACTTTGCTGAGAGGTCAAGTGCTATGAAGGCGCTGAAGAACACTGAGAGATATGAGATAGATG GAAAAATACTGGAGTGTTCACTCGCAAAGCCTCAGGCAGATCAGAAATCTTCAGGAGGATCAAGCTCACAAAAGGGGCCCACACTTCCAACTTACCCTCCTCGTATTGGCTATGGCATGGTTGGGGCTCCCTATGGTGCTCTAAGTGCAGGATATGGTGGTGCAGGTGTTGGCCAA CCACTGGTCTATGGAAGAGGAGCTTCACCTGCTGGCTTGGCGATGATGCCGATGCTTTTACCTGATGGAAGGATTGGATATGTGCT GCAACAACCAGGTGTTATGCATACCCCACCTCCAGCATCACGGGGTGGCCGTAATGGAGGAGGAGGTTCAAGTGGTGGAAGGCGGGGTGACAGTGGACGAGGGCGTTCCCGATACAACCCTTACTAG